A part of Deinococcus aerius genomic DNA contains:
- the rpiA gene encoding ribose 5-phosphate isomerase A gives MADLERLKEEAARRAVTLVRSGMRVGLGTGSTAKYAILAIGERVASGDLRDIVGVATSDASEALARQLGIPVEPLDPRPLDLAIDGADEIDPGLNLIKGLGGALLREKLTEVQARRLVIIADHTKVVTRLGEKAPLPVEIARFGFLSTIERLRGLVPGGRLRQPGAQPYVTDNGNYIYDAQLPQSFDPATLERQLKGTLGVVETGFFLGMAELAFVAAPEGVRELGR, from the coding sequence ATGGCTGATCTCGAACGGCTGAAGGAGGAGGCCGCCCGCCGCGCCGTCACCCTCGTGAGAAGCGGGATGCGGGTCGGGCTGGGCACCGGCAGCACCGCCAAGTACGCCATCCTCGCCATCGGGGAGCGGGTGGCGTCCGGGGACCTGCGGGACATTGTCGGTGTGGCGACGAGCGACGCCTCGGAAGCCCTGGCCCGGCAACTCGGCATCCCGGTCGAGCCGCTCGACCCCCGCCCGCTCGACCTCGCCATCGACGGGGCGGACGAGATCGACCCGGGGCTCAACCTCATCAAGGGGCTGGGCGGGGCGCTGCTGCGCGAGAAGCTGACCGAGGTGCAGGCGCGGCGGCTCGTCATCATCGCCGACCACACCAAGGTCGTGACCCGGCTGGGGGAGAAGGCGCCCCTCCCGGTCGAGATCGCCCGCTTCGGTTTCTTGTCCACCATCGAGCGGCTGCGGGGGCTTGTCCCCGGTGGGCGGCTGAGACAGCCGGGCGCGCAGCCCTACGTCACCGACAACGGCAACTACATCTATGACGCGCAGCTTCCGCAGAGCTTCGACCCGGCCACATTGGAAAGGCAGCTCAAGGGCACGCTGGGGGTGGTAGAGACGGGCTTCTTCCTGGGGATGGCGGAACTGGCGTTCGTGGCCGCGCCGGAAGGGGTGCGGGAACTGGGGAGGTGA
- a CDS encoding peroxiredoxin, whose amino-acid sequence MTDTAPRLAPGEPFPDFALPDAEGQTHRLSDYAGRHVVLYAYPKDDTPGCTKEACDFRDSALLKSHGAVILGVSRDDAESHRAFAEKYSLPFPLLSDEGAEFLKGIGAYGPKNLYGKVVEGVRRQTFLIGPDGRLVRAWLAVSVDGHADAVAAAIEADRKNRADG is encoded by the coding sequence ATGACCGACACTGCCCCCCGCCTGGCTCCCGGTGAGCCTTTCCCCGACTTCGCCCTGCCCGACGCCGAGGGGCAGACCCACCGCCTCTCCGACTACGCGGGGCGCCACGTGGTGCTCTACGCCTATCCCAAGGACGATACGCCCGGCTGCACCAAGGAGGCCTGCGACTTCCGCGACAGCGCCCTGCTCAAATCCCACGGCGCCGTCATCCTCGGCGTGAGCCGCGACGACGCCGAGAGCCACCGCGCCTTCGCTGAGAAATACAGCCTGCCCTTCCCGCTCCTGAGCGACGAGGGGGCGGAGTTCTTGAAGGGCATCGGCGCCTACGGCCCCAAGAATCTGTACGGCAAGGTGGTCGAGGGCGTGAGGCGCCAGACCTTCCTGATCGGCCCGGACGGACGGCTCGTTAGAGCCTGGCTCGCCGTGTCGGTGGACGGGCACGCCGACGCCGTGGCCGCCGCCATCGAGGCCGACCGGAAGAACCGCGCCGATGGCTGA
- the deoC gene encoding deoxyribose-phosphate aldolase, giving the protein MNLAPYIDHTLLKATATTADIRQLCAEAREHSFYAVCVNPVYVPLAVTELSGSGVKVATVCGFPLGALLPEQKAVEARLSVEAGADEVDMVIHIGAALEGDWEAVEADVRAVRRAIPDSVLKVIIETSYLDDVQKRAATEAAVSGGADFVKTSTGFATSGATVEDVRLMAEVIAGRAGIKAAGGVRTPADARAMIEAGATRLGTSGGVALVSGEGSGSGY; this is encoded by the coding sequence GTGAACCTCGCCCCGTATATTGACCACACGCTGCTCAAGGCCACCGCCACCACTGCCGACATCCGCCAGCTCTGCGCCGAGGCGCGGGAACACTCGTTCTACGCGGTGTGCGTGAACCCGGTGTACGTGCCGCTCGCGGTAACTGAACTGTCCGGCTCCGGCGTGAAGGTCGCCACCGTCTGTGGCTTTCCCTTGGGCGCCCTCCTCCCCGAGCAGAAGGCCGTCGAGGCCCGCCTGAGCGTGGAGGCGGGGGCCGACGAGGTGGACATGGTGATCCACATCGGCGCCGCGCTGGAGGGCGACTGGGAGGCGGTGGAGGCGGACGTGCGCGCGGTGCGGCGGGCCATTCCCGACAGCGTGCTGAAGGTCATCATCGAGACCAGCTATCTGGACGACGTGCAGAAGAGGGCGGCGACGGAAGCCGCCGTGTCGGGTGGCGCGGATTTCGTGAAGACGAGCACCGGTTTTGCCACGAGCGGCGCGACCGTGGAGGACGTGCGCCTGATGGCCGAGGTCATCGCGGGCCGGGCGGGGATCAAGGCGGCGGGCGGCGTCCGCACTCCCGCCGACGCGCGGGCGATGATTGAGGCGGGCGCGACCCGGCTGGGCACCTCGGGCGGCGTGGCCCTGGTGAGCGGCGAGGGGAGCGGTTCTGGCTACTGA
- a CDS encoding Maf family nucleotide pyrophosphatase, which produces MATEGREVILASGSPRRRELLANLGVPFRVVVSGEAEDSPERDPERLAGELAALKARAVARANPGAVIIAADTVVAADSDLLGKPGDEAENRAFVRRLSGRTHQVYTGVTVLSGGQEFGGVERTDVTFRDLTDGEIAHYARTGEGLDKAGGYGIQGVGMALVARVDGDYSNVVGFPLALVIRLLRGAGVAVWGE; this is translated from the coding sequence CTGGCTACTGAGGGGCGGGAGGTCATCCTCGCCTCGGGCAGCCCCCGGCGGCGGGAGTTGCTGGCGAACCTGGGCGTCCCCTTCCGCGTCGTCGTCAGCGGCGAGGCGGAGGACAGCCCGGAGCGCGACCCGGAGCGGCTGGCGGGCGAACTCGCGGCGCTCAAGGCGCGGGCCGTGGCGAGAGCGAACCCGGGTGCCGTCATCATCGCGGCGGATACGGTCGTTGCAGCGGACAGCGACCTCCTGGGCAAGCCGGGCGACGAGGCGGAGAACCGGGCCTTCGTGCGGCGGCTCTCGGGGCGGACCCATCAGGTGTACACGGGCGTGACCGTCCTCTCTGGCGGGCAGGAATTCGGCGGCGTAGAGCGCACGGACGTGACCTTCCGTGACCTCACCGACGGCGAAATTGCCCACTACGCCCGGACTGGGGAGGGGCTGGACAAGGCGGGCGGCTACGGCATCCAGGGGGTTGGAATGGCGCTTGTCGCCCGTGTGGACGGCGATTACTCCAACGTGGTCGGCTTTCCGCTCGCGCTGGTGATCCGGCTGCTGCGGGGGGCGGGCGTGGCGGTGTGGGGGGAGTAG
- a CDS encoding WapI family immunity protein: MDAVVLREGQVVLRFEVLGYQFPEIEDREGDSDWLLVRLHLRDGEQLWERTDTALLTFEVQWLTEWLDEVAGHAAVFGSWRRNRLTTRIFFTEPCLGLEVLSGHPSGAPMTLRCYLAAEFLPPFKELCPHAAIGEEPDEVWLDFGVDEEQLRVIAAQWRAQLDRFPVRVGLRSLPSSRG, encoded by the coding sequence ATGGACGCCGTCGTTCTTCGGGAAGGGCAGGTCGTCCTGCGCTTCGAGGTGCTGGGTTACCAGTTCCCTGAGATCGAGGATCGGGAGGGGGATTCGGACTGGCTGCTTGTCCGGCTGCATTTGCGGGACGGCGAGCAACTTTGGGAACGGACGGACACCGCTCTCTTGACGTTCGAGGTGCAGTGGTTGACCGAGTGGCTTGACGAGGTGGCGGGCCACGCAGCGGTCTTTGGCTCGTGGCGGCGCAACCGATTGACGACACGCATCTTTTTCACCGAGCCGTGTCTCGGACTTGAGGTTCTGAGCGGGCATCCCTCTGGGGCACCCATGACCCTCCGTTGCTACCTGGCGGCGGAGTTCCTGCCGCCCTTCAAGGAGCTATGCCCTCACGCGGCCATAGGCGAGGAGCCGGACGAGGTCTGGCTGGACTTCGGCGTGGATGAGGAGCAGTTGCGAGTCATTGCCGCACAGTGGCGGGCGCAGTTGGACCGCTTTCCCGTGCGTGTGGGACTGCGTTCGTTGCCTTCGTCTCGCGGCTAG
- a CDS encoding OsmC family protein: MKKTLNVTWLGEQRYVGVSESGHQLLIDNSPVKIGVSPMEALLGALATCTAYDVVEVMKKKRIGLTSYRIEVEGERAETHPKRYTTITVRHIASGEGLTPEALERAAHLSHEKYCSVAASLNSEIRLETRVERVEEGVGQS, from the coding sequence ATGAAGAAGACCCTGAACGTCACCTGGCTGGGCGAGCAGCGCTACGTCGGCGTCAGCGAGAGCGGCCACCAGCTCCTGATCGACAACAGCCCCGTCAAGATCGGCGTCTCCCCGATGGAGGCGCTGCTGGGGGCGCTGGCGACCTGCACCGCCTACGACGTGGTCGAGGTGATGAAGAAAAAGCGTATCGGCCTGACGAGCTACCGCATCGAGGTCGAGGGCGAGCGGGCCGAGACCCACCCGAAGCGGTACACGACCATCACCGTGCGCCACATCGCCAGCGGCGAGGGCCTGACCCCCGAGGCGCTGGAGCGCGCCGCCCACCTCAGCCACGAGAAATACTGCTCGGTCGCGGCGAGCCTGAACAGCGAGATCCGGCTGGAAACGCGCGTGGAGCGGGTGGAGGAGGGCGTCGGCCAGTCCTGA
- a CDS encoding hybrid sensor histidine kinase/response regulator, producing MTRGHSLPEPGQPLRVLHLEDNELDHELVALHLDGELPWPVEIERVEDEEGFLAALESHRPHLILSDYALPGYDGLSAFHAAHARAPQLPFIIVTGAMGEEVAVDTLRQGVTDYILKQRLERLAPSVKRAIAEADARDRRERAEQEVRQLNLSLQARLEEVERLRGIAEAQRQRLEVQARQLEEALNLQKTFLAETSHELRTPLTALLGYLRRAEREVGGSQTLQDAQRVAENMTRLVNDLLQLSRGELVQGIETHFVNLGNIIRQVGRDYGVRAEAPDLEIVGDPGRLTQVFVNLVSNAIRVCGTPALVRLEAWQEDGQVCAAVIDRGPGIPDHVKPRIFDKFYRGKEAGSAGLGLTIAQQVVHSHGGTIEVLDTPGGGATFKVCLPTPDEDEDDLELGADFYPVRTDHPAS from the coding sequence ATGACCAGGGGCCATTCCCTTCCCGAACCCGGCCAGCCCCTGCGGGTCCTGCACCTGGAGGACAACGAACTCGACCACGAACTCGTCGCCCTGCACCTCGACGGCGAGCTGCCCTGGCCGGTCGAGATCGAGCGGGTGGAGGACGAGGAGGGCTTCCTCGCCGCCCTGGAGAGCCACCGCCCCCACCTGATCCTGAGCGACTACGCGCTGCCGGGCTACGACGGCCTCTCGGCCTTCCACGCCGCGCACGCCCGCGCGCCCCAGCTCCCCTTCATCATCGTGACGGGCGCGATGGGCGAGGAGGTGGCGGTCGACACGCTGCGGCAGGGCGTGACCGACTACATCCTCAAGCAGCGCCTGGAACGCCTCGCCCCCAGCGTGAAGCGCGCCATCGCCGAGGCCGACGCCCGCGACCGCCGTGAGCGCGCCGAGCAGGAGGTGCGCCAGCTCAACCTCTCGCTTCAGGCCCGGCTGGAGGAGGTCGAGCGCCTGCGCGGCATCGCCGAGGCGCAGCGCCAGCGCCTGGAGGTGCAGGCCCGCCAGCTTGAGGAGGCCCTCAACCTCCAGAAGACCTTCCTGGCCGAGACGAGCCACGAGCTGCGCACCCCGCTCACCGCCCTGCTGGGCTATCTGCGCCGCGCCGAGCGCGAGGTGGGGGGTTCCCAGACCCTGCAAGACGCCCAGCGGGTCGCCGAGAACATGACCCGCCTCGTCAACGACCTGCTGCAACTCTCGCGCGGCGAACTCGTGCAGGGCATCGAGACGCATTTCGTCAACCTGGGCAATATCATCCGCCAGGTGGGGCGCGACTACGGGGTGCGGGCCGAGGCCCCCGACCTGGAGATCGTCGGCGACCCCGGGCGGCTCACCCAGGTGTTCGTGAACCTCGTCAGCAATGCCATCCGCGTTTGCGGCACCCCGGCGCTCGTGCGGCTGGAGGCGTGGCAGGAGGACGGCCAGGTCTGCGCCGCCGTGATCGACCGCGGACCCGGCATTCCCGACCACGTCAAGCCGCGCATCTTCGACAAGTTCTACCGGGGCAAGGAGGCGGGCTCGGCGGGCCTGGGCCTCACCATCGCGCAGCAGGTCGTCCACTCGCACGGCGGCACCATCGAGGTGCTGGACACGCCCGGCGGCGGCGCCACCTTCAAGGTCTGCCTCCCCACCCCCGACGAGGACGAGGACGACCTAGAATTGGGGGCGGACTTTTATCCCGTCCGAACCGACCACCCGGCCTCCTGA
- a CDS encoding PAS domain S-box protein, whose amino-acid sequence MTRLPRRHLIPLAVFVLVLALSVGAALLLGSLVRAQQQARFDREVSAYTFSLRDRLSDYENLLRATRAFWRVRGGPDQAAFGTYVDGLDLEGRYPGVLAVGFIRWEEGPGGRVRAPITRIAPLDATNRAALGFDMMTDATRREAILRARDREASQVSRQVRLVQRGPDGERLDGLLLFLPVREGGTLRGMVYLALQTGNLLAGLAPPASTPGLTVRPLLNGEALVPAEAAGNAAFGERTHLDAAGATWALEFSAPGSFGRDVVAAVPVVVLVAGLLVAGLAFLLTQAQVRARERAEEVSQTLRESRARLERSRAEFEAIFQAIQDSAAFTDAQGRVRLVNRALTGQFGYPEGALLGEPLALLHLDRRLEGRAAFQAITTPYRRADGSVFSGEAQRSEVIGPHGEVLGVLEVVRDVTERIEAERAVQAEERRSRAVLDAIPHILWVSDPSGNITYVNAQHRERLGRDYVRERVHPEDRPTYDQMWEDAYAAGTRAQGEVRLAIGEGRDPYRWFVLRVAPIHEEGRRGDPDQARAEGGGVTEWVASATDIHDRLVAERLAQRNEERSRGVLEGMPQIVWLTDPQGRPTYFNRRWEEYVGRERAGYGFLSLLHPEDRAEYRARWAAAVESGRPFEAEHRLLGADGRYRTFVTRGLPVRDAAGQVLEWVGTSTDVDDQVYAEAAARLLADVSERLSSRADDPLASRAEQYRAALDLVTGRLAGSAGLWGRPPGLPLLATSRVDPGRLSPAAREAARAAAQQVVGGEEPLFVSVSAFPLLEEVSASGAVLYPLLGQDGAVRGVLGLAYRQTPTDRDHDLAQELAKRFATALDNDALRFQAAAAQADLQLLNQSLEERVVLRTLELQEANRELEAFSYSVSHDLRTPLRHIVGFGDLLRKEAGGTLSPKGERYLGVITDAAARMSRLIDDLLEFSRMGRQELRRGPVDLGAVVREAWAALEHDREGRAAGIEVGPLPTVEGDAALLTQVFTNLLSNALKYTRTRGQAQVQVTAREGPGEVTVTVRDNGVGFDPRYTDKLFGVFQRLHRAEEFEGTGIGLANVRRIVTRHGGRVSAESVPGEGAAFHVTLPLGGAP is encoded by the coding sequence ATGACCCGCCTGCCGCGCCGTCACCTCATTCCGCTGGCCGTGTTCGTGCTGGTGCTGGCCCTGAGCGTCGGGGCCGCCCTGCTGCTGGGCAGCCTGGTGCGGGCGCAGCAGCAGGCCCGGTTCGACCGCGAGGTGAGCGCCTACACCTTCAGCCTGCGCGACCGCCTGAGCGACTACGAGAACCTGCTGCGGGCCACCCGGGCCTTCTGGCGGGTGCGGGGCGGGCCGGACCAGGCGGCCTTCGGGACGTATGTGGACGGGCTCGACCTGGAGGGCCGCTACCCCGGCGTGCTGGCGGTCGGCTTCATCCGCTGGGAGGAGGGGCCGGGGGGCCGGGTGCGCGCGCCGATCACCCGCATCGCCCCGCTGGACGCCACCAACCGCGCGGCGCTGGGCTTTGACATGATGACCGACGCCACCCGCCGCGAGGCCATCCTGCGCGCCCGCGACCGCGAGGCCAGCCAGGTCAGCCGCCAGGTGAGGCTGGTGCAGCGCGGCCCGGACGGCGAGCGGCTGGACGGCCTGCTGCTGTTCCTCCCCGTGCGGGAGGGCGGGACTTTGCGGGGCATGGTCTACCTGGCCCTGCAAACCGGCAACCTGCTGGCGGGCCTGGCGCCCCCCGCCTCCACGCCGGGCCTGACGGTGCGGCCCCTGCTGAACGGGGAAGCGCTGGTCCCGGCGGAGGCTGCCGGTAACGCCGCCTTTGGGGAACGCACCCACCTGGACGCGGCGGGCGCGACCTGGGCCCTGGAGTTCAGCGCCCCCGGGAGCTTCGGGCGGGACGTGGTGGCGGCCGTGCCGGTCGTGGTGCTGGTGGCGGGGCTGCTGGTGGCGGGGCTGGCCTTTTTGCTCACCCAGGCGCAGGTGCGCGCCCGCGAGCGCGCGGAGGAGGTCTCCCAGACCCTGCGCGAGTCGCGCGCCCGGCTGGAGCGGTCCCGGGCCGAGTTCGAGGCGATCTTCCAGGCGATTCAGGACTCGGCGGCCTTTACTGACGCCCAGGGGCGGGTGCGGCTGGTCAACCGGGCGCTCACCGGGCAGTTCGGCTACCCGGAGGGGGCGCTCCTGGGCGAGCCGCTCGCCCTGCTGCACCTCGACCGCAGGCTGGAGGGCCGCGCCGCCTTCCAGGCGATCACCACGCCCTACCGCCGGGCGGACGGCAGCGTGTTCTCCGGCGAGGCGCAGCGCAGCGAGGTGATCGGCCCCCACGGCGAGGTGCTGGGGGTGCTCGAGGTCGTGCGCGACGTGACCGAGCGCATCGAGGCCGAGCGCGCCGTGCAGGCCGAGGAGCGGCGCTCGCGGGCGGTGCTCGACGCCATCCCGCACATCCTGTGGGTGAGCGACCCGTCCGGGAACATCACCTATGTCAATGCCCAGCACCGCGAGCGGCTGGGCCGCGACTACGTGCGCGAGCGCGTCCACCCGGAAGACCGCCCCACCTACGACCAGATGTGGGAGGACGCCTACGCGGCGGGCACCCGCGCCCAGGGCGAGGTGCGCCTGGCCATCGGGGAGGGCCGCGACCCCTACCGCTGGTTCGTGCTGCGGGTGGCGCCCATCCACGAGGAGGGCCGCCGGGGGGACCCCGACCAGGCCCGGGCGGAGGGCGGCGGCGTGACCGAGTGGGTCGCCTCCGCCACCGACATCCACGACCGCCTGGTGGCCGAGCGCCTCGCCCAGCGCAACGAGGAACGCTCGCGCGGGGTGCTGGAGGGGATGCCCCAGATCGTGTGGCTCACCGACCCGCAGGGGCGGCCCACCTACTTCAACCGCCGCTGGGAGGAGTACGTGGGCCGCGAGCGGGCGGGCTACGGCTTCCTGAGCCTGCTGCACCCGGAAGACCGCGCCGAGTACCGGGCGCGCTGGGCCGCCGCGGTGGAGAGCGGGCGCCCCTTCGAGGCCGAACACCGCCTGCTGGGGGCGGATGGCCGCTACCGCACCTTCGTGACCCGCGGGCTGCCCGTGCGGGACGCGGCGGGCCAGGTGCTGGAGTGGGTGGGCACCAGCACCGACGTGGACGACCAGGTGTACGCCGAGGCCGCCGCCCGGCTGCTCGCCGACGTGTCCGAGCGGCTCTCCAGCCGCGCCGACGACCCGCTGGCCTCCCGCGCGGAGCAGTACCGGGCGGCGCTCGACCTCGTGACCGGGCGCCTCGCTGGCAGCGCCGGGCTGTGGGGCCGCCCGCCCGGGCTACCGCTGCTCGCCACCTCCCGGGTGGACCCCGGGCGCCTCTCGCCCGCCGCCCGTGAGGCGGCCCGGGCCGCCGCCCAGCAGGTCGTGGGGGGCGAGGAGCCGCTCTTCGTGAGCGTCTCCGCCTTCCCGCTGCTGGAGGAGGTCAGCGCCAGCGGCGCCGTGCTCTACCCCCTGCTCGGCCAGGACGGGGCCGTGCGCGGCGTCCTGGGCCTGGCCTACCGCCAGACGCCCACCGACCGCGACCACGACCTCGCCCAGGAACTCGCCAAGCGGTTTGCCACGGCGCTCGACAACGACGCCCTGCGCTTCCAGGCGGCGGCGGCCCAGGCGGACCTCCAGCTTCTGAACCAGTCGCTGGAGGAACGGGTCGTGCTGCGCACTCTGGAACTCCAGGAGGCCAACCGCGAGCTGGAGGCCTTTTCCTACTCGGTGTCGCACGACCTGCGCACGCCGCTGCGCCACATCGTGGGTTTCGGTGACCTGCTGCGCAAGGAGGCGGGTGGCACCCTCAGCCCCAAGGGTGAGCGTTATCTCGGCGTGATCACCGACGCGGCGGCCCGCATGAGCCGCCTGATCGACGACCTGCTGGAGTTCTCGCGCATGGGCCGCCAGGAATTGCGGCGCGGCCCGGTGGACCTCGGCGCCGTGGTGCGCGAGGCCTGGGCGGCGCTCGAACACGACCGCGAGGGCCGGGCCGCGGGGATCGAGGTCGGGCCGCTCCCCACGGTGGAGGGCGACGCCGCGCTGCTGACCCAGGTGTTCACCAACCTGCTCTCCAACGCGCTGAAATACACCCGCACGCGCGGGCAGGCCCAGGTTCAGGTCACCGCCCGCGAGGGGCCGGGGGAGGTGACCGTGACGGTGCGCGACAACGGCGTGGGCTTCGATCCCCGCTACACGGATAAACTGTTCGGCGTGTTCCAACGTCTGCACCGCGCCGAGGAGTTCGAGGGCACCGGCATTGGCCTGGCGAACGTCCGCCGCATCGTGACCCGCCACGGGGGCCGTGTCTCGGCCGAGTCCGTCCCCGGGGAGGGCGCCGCCTTCCACGTGACCCTGCCGCTGGGAGGTGCCCCGTGA
- the aroE gene encoding shikimate dehydrogenase, translating into MTHGVPFPSSTAPGVLRAFLYADPAAHSLSPAMHAAAFAHAGLSGEYTAVRVPATELGAALERLRGPGILGANLSLPHKEAALAHLDDLTPAARAVGAVNTVVNRDGRLVGENTDAPGLLQALLDLGAGSTGERDLDGPVVVLGAGGAARAAVYTALILMERDVYVVNRTRARAEELAAFWDGPEAEFQAKAADLHEIPWPEVRLVVNASSAGLSDPDETPLPGFDFTSLPPGALVYDMVYKPLETRLMREARAAGVRAENGLSMLAHQARLAFLAWTGVDVPAHVFLGALGAAHP; encoded by the coding sequence GTGACCCACGGCGTGCCCTTCCCCAGCAGCACGGCCCCCGGCGTGTTGCGTGCCTTCCTGTACGCCGACCCCGCCGCGCATTCCCTCTCGCCCGCCATGCACGCCGCCGCCTTCGCCCACGCGGGCCTGAGCGGCGAGTACACGGCGGTCCGGGTCCCCGCCACCGAACTGGGGGCGGCTCTGGAGCGCCTGCGCGGACCCGGCATTCTGGGCGCCAACCTCAGCCTGCCGCACAAGGAGGCCGCGCTCGCCCACCTGGACGACCTGACCCCGGCGGCAAGGGCCGTAGGGGCGGTGAATACGGTGGTCAACCGGGACGGGCGGCTGGTGGGGGAGAACACGGACGCGCCGGGGCTGCTGCAAGCCCTGCTCGACCTGGGAGCGGGAAGTACGGGCGAACGGGACTTGGACGGCCCCGTCGTCGTCCTGGGGGCGGGTGGAGCGGCTCGGGCCGCCGTCTACACCGCCCTCATCCTGATGGAACGCGACGTGTACGTCGTCAACCGGACGCGGGCGCGGGCCGAGGAGCTGGCCGCCTTCTGGGACGGGCCGGAGGCCGAGTTTCAGGCCAAGGCCGCCGATCTCCACGAAATCCCCTGGCCCGAGGTCCGCCTCGTCGTCAACGCCTCCAGCGCGGGCCTCTCGGACCCGGACGAGACACCGCTGCCGGGCTTCGACTTCACGAGCCTGCCCCCCGGCGCCCTGGTCTACGACATGGTGTACAAGCCCCTGGAGACGCGGCTGATGCGGGAGGCCCGCGCCGCCGGAGTCCGGGCCGAAAATGGCCTGTCCATGCTCGCCCACCAGGCGCGGCTCGCCTTTCTGGCCTGGACGGGGGTGGACGTGCCCGCGCACGTGTTCCTGGGGGCGCTGGGGGCCGCCCACCCATGA
- the ybeY gene encoding rRNA maturation RNase YbeY: MIDLVARKTPPPGLRSALRSSLAAAMRHFGVEDREVTVVLVGDRAIRALKREHWGEDVPTDVLSFPTWEPGDPFMPPHLGDIIISLDTAGRQAGARGHSLTREVALLASHGLTHLVGHDHPHAEGLGFEEGATGPEWQVFHDAWHAARSALPPGA; encoded by the coding sequence GTGATCGACCTGGTCGCCCGAAAAACGCCGCCGCCCGGCCTGCGTTCTGCCCTGCGTTCCAGCCTGGCGGCGGCGATGCGGCATTTCGGCGTGGAGGACCGCGAGGTGACGGTCGTGCTCGTCGGGGACCGGGCGATTCGGGCCCTCAAGCGTGAGCACTGGGGTGAGGACGTGCCCACGGACGTACTGAGTTTCCCGACCTGGGAGCCGGGTGATCCCTTCATGCCGCCTCACCTCGGGGACATCATCATCAGCCTGGACACGGCGGGGCGGCAGGCGGGGGCCCGGGGGCATTCCTTGACGCGGGAGGTGGCCCTGCTCGCCAGCCACGGCCTGACCCACCTCGTCGGGCACGACCACCCGCACGCCGAGGGCCTGGGCTTCGAGGAGGGGGCGACGGGGCCGGAGTGGCAGGTCTTCCACGACGCCTGGCACGCCGCGCGCTCTGCCCTGCCGCCTGGCGCGTGA
- a CDS encoding diacylglycerol kinase family protein: protein MRSDGSALSWRRWVRSAGFAWAGIVHTYRVQANFRIEVWAGMLAVTLTLALRAPLAPILLACALVLSVELLNTALEAALDLASPEWHPLAKVAKDAAAGAVLMASVGALLVGLAVLGPPLLRLLG, encoded by the coding sequence GTGAGGTCGGATGGCTCGGCGCTCTCGTGGCGCCGCTGGGTGCGTTCGGCGGGCTTCGCCTGGGCGGGGATCGTTCACACGTACCGGGTGCAGGCCAACTTCCGCATCGAGGTGTGGGCGGGGATGCTGGCCGTCACGCTGACCCTGGCCCTGCGCGCCCCGCTCGCCCCCATCCTGCTCGCCTGCGCCCTGGTGCTGAGCGTGGAGCTGCTGAACACGGCCCTGGAGGCGGCCCTGGACCTCGCCAGCCCGGAATGGCACCCGCTGGCGAAGGTGGCAAAGGATGCGGCGGCGGGTGCGGTGCTGATGGCGAGCGTGGGGGCGCTGCTCGTCGGGCTGGCCGTGCTGGGGCCTCCGCTGCTGCGGCTGCTGGGGTGA